The genome window AGCAGTGCCAGCATGGCGAGAAGGGCGTGGGGGAGAGGCGCGGCTCCCAGTTTGTTCGTTGGTTCGCTCCGCATGAAGGTGGCGAAATTGTAGCGCCGTTGCGGTTTGGGCAAACCTAACTTTTAAGCATCCGCTTAACGTTTACGCTCTTATTTAGGCGTCGGAACACGAAGAAGCGGAAGACGAGGTCGACGATGAATCCGAAGATGATGCCGACTACCAGTCCGCCGATAATCATTTCGTAGGCTCCCTTGGAAATGCCGGAATGCAAGGAGGGCAGCCCCCAGATGTCGACCAGCCAGGCTCCGAACATTTTTGTGAGCAGGTAAATGGGAGCGAAAGTGATGGGATTCGTCACTAGTTGCACGGACATGATGACGAGCAAGTTGGCTCGTAGGGCAAGGGCGACAAGGAAAGCGACTGCGAACTGGGCACCGAAAATCGGCAGGAAGGCAATGATGCTCCCCATGTAGATCGCCATGCGAACTTCCCGTTCTCCGAACCTCCAAAGGTGAGGGGTCTTGCGAGCTGCCTTGGCGAACCACTTGATTACCGGCCAGCGGTGCAGGTTGGCCCGGCGCGGCAGGGGACGCAGAAACCTCTTGGTGCGTCGAATGCGAGAGTGCACGCGAGAGCGATGCTCTTCATCTTGGCGTGTCTCGGTCTCGACGTTGTTCTTCATGTGGGAGGGGATGGTAATGCGGGAGGCTCGGGGTTCGTTCAAGGAAATCTGCGATTGTTTCCCGGAATTTACCGGAGGCCGACAAAGCCGGATCCGCAGGTTACCCACTAGTAGATTCGACGTTTGGGAAAGGGCCTTGATTGGGGGATAACGCTTTTGCTGAATATTGACGCTTTTCTGGCATTCTACCGAGCGAATTCTCTCTCTATCGTTGCTCGGATATTGCGATCGGTTCGCGCGAGCGCTTCCGGCAAGGGGAGTTCGGGCGGGGAAATCGCCTTGGCTTTTGACGAGAGAATCGGATCGCCCAGTTCCCCTAGACTGCCGGCGAGCACGAGGAGTTCCTTGTTTTGGCCCAGGCAGAGGCTTGCGAGGGAGCCCGGGCCTTTTCCCTGCAGGGAAGAGGCGTCGAAGCGGCCTTCGCCAGTTATCACGAGATCGGCTCTTTCCAACTTTGCCCGTAGATTCGACCAATCGAAAACCAATTCGGCCCCCTGGACCAGCTTTCCGCCAAGGCCCAGCATCAAGCCGAAGGCGGCGCCTCCAGCAGCCCCACTGCCCGGAACGTCCATGAGGGAAGCCTCAGCGGCGCTTGCCTGGCAAAGCAGGGTGGCGAGGCGTTTCATTTCGCCCTCCAAGGCTTCGAAGTCTTCGGGCTGCAGCCCTTTTTGCGGTCCGAACACGGCGGTGGCCCCGTTTTTCCCGAGAAGCGGGTTTTCCACGTCGCAGGCGATGCGGATCGGTAGTTGAAGTTTTTCTTTTGGCGAACGTATTTCGGTGACCCGTCTCCAATGTTGGGGAGTGGCTAGGGTCTCGAGCCTTTGGCTTTGGCCTGCAAAAAATTGGTAGCCGAGGGCTTGCAGGGCGCCGAGAGCGAGGTCGTTGGTGGCGGAGCCTCCGAGTCCGATGAGGATGGCGTCGGCGCCGCGGGATTGGGCGTGGGCGATGGTCTGGCCGAGTCCGTAGCTGGTGGTGGTCCAGGGGGAGCGCTGCTCTTGGGTGACGAGGGCGATGCCGCTGGACTGGGCGAATTCCACGATGGCCAAGGTTTCCACGTCGGCGGGAAGGGCGAGGCGGTCCCTTGCGGCTGCCGAAATCTTGGCGGTCTGGACCAGCCCGTAGCGGGCGGTGGTTTCGGAGCCGAGGGGACCGGTGACTTGGCACTCCAGAAAGCGACCTTGGGAAATGCGGGTGAGGGTGTCGCAAAAACCGTCGCCTCCGTCGGCCAACGGAGAGATGTCGATGTTCCAGCTTGGCTGGCTTGCTGCCAAGGCCTCCGCCGCGGCTTGGCAGGCCTGGTGGGCAGTGAGGGCGTCTTTAAATTTGTCGAAGGCGATGAGGGCGTTTTTCATGGAAACGGGAGCGAGCTTGGCGAGCAGGGCGCGTTCCAAGTTCCGAAATTACTCCACGATGCTCAAAGTCTCCTCCACTCCGTTCACCCCTTTGGTGAAGACGGCGATCTCGATGGCCAACTTTTTGGCGTCCTCCGATTTGACGTTTCCGGACAGGGTCACGATCTGGTCCTTCACGGAAATCTTGATGGCGTCGGAGTCGAGGCGTCGCTCCAGCTTGTACTGGGCTCGGATCCCCGCGGCGATAGTCAGGTCGATGCCGTCCTCGATGAGCGGCTTGGCTTCTTCGGCGACTTCCTTGGCTTTTTCGCTGACGGTTTTGGCGATCTCCTCGGTCTTCTTGACGCCTTCCTCGATCAGCTCCTCGGAGCGTGACTTGGGCTTTTCTGGCGCCTTGTTCTCCGCTTCGGGAGCAACCGCCTCCGCTGCGTCCGGCGTGGGGCTCGGCTCTGTTTCCTCGGAGGGAGCGGGGGGCTCGTTCTCGGAAGGAGCGGCCGCCTCCGGTTTTGTCGCCGGTTTGGGAAGGGGAATGGGGTGAGGGCTGGAGTCCGTGGGGCCTTGCTCGTCTTGGAGATCCCCGCTGCCGACTTCGAAGCGGGCAGGTTCTGATTCGTCGTTGGATGCGCTAGGCTCGCTGGTTTCGGTTTCCTCCGGTTCTTCACCGAAGAGGCTCGCTTTGGCCTCCTGCAGGTTTTGGTAGGCTTGCGGGTCGGCGAAGTAGTGGGTCACGATGGAGCCGATGAAGATGCCGAGGATGAGAGCGAGGAAGAAAGTTTTCATTAAAGGTAACGCGGTTGGGCCAACGCTTTTAGGATAGAATCGGGCGCCGGGCTTCTCGTTTCAATCCCTACCTGTGTGAGTCCCGATATTTGTGGGGCGGTTCCCTGTGGGAAATCGGGGCAGCCGGCACGGATTGAGTACGGTCGAGGCCTTTCTTTCGCCTTGCTAAGAGGCGGCGGGCTCGTGTGTTTTTAGCCCGTTGAAAAACGAGCAGTCAGATTCACCATGGGGACGTAAGCGTTCGAGCGAAAAGCGAGAGCCGCAGGAGCGTCGCGACTTCAAGAAAAGCCGTCGTCCGGACGGGCGTGCCGGAGGGCGTTTCAAGGACCGCCCGCAGCGCGGAGGCCGGCCTCCTGCCAAGCGTGACGGGGTCAAGCCGGAGGTGATTCGCACGGCCCAGGGCGAGCAATGGCTGGAACCGGTTTGCGGCGTGCACGCGGTTGGCAGCGTCTTCCACTGCAAGCCGTTCATCGTGGAGCGTCTCTATTTCGACGCGGAGCTGGCTCCGATGTTTGGCGAAATCTGCAAGTTCTTGGCCAAGGAGAAGAAGCCTTACAACCAAGTCGAGTTCGACGAGCTCGCTCGCCAAGCGGGAACGCCGCATCACGGCGGGGTGGTTGCGATCGTCCGGCGTCGCCAGCCAGAGATGGCGACGACCAAGGCGGCGGAGTTTTGGGCGAAGGAAGGCATGCCGCTGTTGATTCTTGATGGCGTGAGCAATCCGGAGAACCTGGGACGCCTGGCCCGCACTTCCGCCTACTTTGGGGTGGAGAAATTTTTGATCGCCGACTCGCGCAAGCAGGCCCGACCGAACGAAGTGGCCTATCGGGCGGCTCGTGGCGGACTGGACATGGTGGACCTGCGTCTGGTGGACAATGTGCCGAGCTTCCTCAAAGGCGTTCGCAAGACGCACTTCGTGATCGGAGTCGATTTGGAAGGGCCCGGCTTGCCCGAGCACCTGGCCATTTGTCCGGAGGAGGAAATCGACAAGCCAGTCGCTATCGTCATCGGCAATGAGGAGTCAGGTTTGCTGGATTCCACCAAGCAGGAGTGTTCGGTTTTGGTTGGCATTCCGGGCAGCGGCGCGATCGACCGGCTGGACGTGGCTACGGAAGCGGCTTTGCTTTTGCAGAAGTATTTGGTGGAAGCGTAGCAGAAATGGGAATACGGTGAGCGGGCGGCGAGGAGAGGGCGGTTTGGGCGAGGCGTTAGCCGAAGTCGACCGCTTTGCCGCGACCATGGACGCGGAGGCCAAACGATATTGGATGCTGCATCGCAAGCGTTTCGAATGGGTCGCGGATTTCGCTTGCCACCATGCTCCGGAGAGCGGCGACTACCGTTTGCTTGACGTGGGGAACTCCTTTCAAACCGTTTTGCTGAAGGCCGCGCTCCCGTATTCACAAGTGGATACATTGGGGTTTTACGATTACCGTTTTTCGGCGGGCGAAGGCTCGCGCCATTTCGAGATGGATCTCAACGACGCGTACTTGGAGGAAAAGTGGCCGCGTTTGGAGAGCGAGGATGCCGCTTACGACTTGATCGTGTTCGCGGAGGTCATCGAGCACCTCTACACCTCGCCAGAGCAGGTGTTCCACTTCCTGAAGACGCTGCTGCGTCCGTCGGGACGAATCTTAGTCCAGACGCCGAACGCGGCTGCCTTGAAGAAGCGCTTGCGGTTGTTGTGTGGAAAAAATCCCTACGAGCTGATTCGCTTGGATCGCGGCAATCCCGGGCATTTTCGGGAGCTCACCGTGGCGGACTTGCGTGGCTACGCGAAGCGCTGCGGCTTGCAGGTGGAGGGCGTTTGGATGGACAGCAAGCTTGTGGACGGCAAGCGATTCGACCGGGTTTGCGACCGGATCTCCCGCTATCTGCCTGCAGGGCTGCGAGGTGGGATCAGCATGAGCCTTCGCTTGGGTTAGGGCGTCCTCGGAGAAGTCCTGCAGGTGAATTACCCTTTCTTTGGCGTCAGCCCCTATTTGCGGCTGACGAGCTTCTCTTTTTTGAGATTCTTTCCGAGAAAGCGGCTGGCGGTTTCGCTTAGGTCGAGCAGCTGGGGTTGGGTTTCTTCGTCCCGCAGATTGTTGTAAAAGGCCAGCACGGCCCATAGCTGGCTGGGGGGCGCATCCCGCTTGTCCTGGTCGAACACCCAAGCAGAGACCTCCAGAGAGATCGGATAAATGGTAGCTGCCAGCGTTTTCTCCTCGGCTTGGATGATCTGGGTTTCCCGATCTTTTTGTTCTCCCAAGTTTATGATTTCTCCGGTGGGACCGAGGATGGACTCCGCGTTGTTTTGTTCGCGGTTCTGTCTGGGATTGGCCAATTTCTTGTAGCGCCCTCCATTTATAATGGCGGCGTAGTTCGTGGCGGAGGGAGAATTCGAATAGTCGATCTGAGGGCGGTTACGGTACTCGATATCGGTCGCGTAGGGTTCGAACTCCTCGAAGGCGACTCTGATGTAGACGGCGGCTTCGGACTCCTTCTCGACCAAGGAGTAGCCCATTTTCTTCAAGGATCTTTCCAGTTTTTCGATCGCTCCCGACTCCCTCAGGGTTTCTAGGCCTTCTCCCTCTGGATAAATGACGATTGCGGGAGCGTTGGTGACGTATCTGTCGGCGGCGATGGCATTGACGACGATCTTGGTTTGAAACCTTTTGGAAACTGGGGCGGCCGCGAGGGTGGCGGCGAGACACAGGATCAAACCGATTAAGGGTATTTGTTTATTCATGGCGTTCCTTTCCGTTAGGTTCTGGAGAGTGTACGTATGAACGCCCTTTTTTCAATCAAACAGCTTGGCGAACGGGAAAAGGCTGGCCCTTAGCTGGTTTGTGGATGGGTGACCATCAGGGAGTAGAAGATGGTGGTGTTCATGACCAGATTGAAGGCTGCGTGGGCGAAGATCGCCGTCCAGATCGAGCTGCCTTTTTGTCTCACGAAACTGAATACGAGACTGGTGGCGAACATCAGGACGAACCAAATCGCCCCGGAAACGGGCATGACCTCGATCCCTTCGAATCCGCGGTAGATTCCGTGGTGGATGAGGTGGGCGAGGGCGAAGAGGGCGGCGGCGAAGCAGGCGGCGGCTCGCGGGCTCATGCGGTCGCGGTTGGCTTGCTCGGTGACGCCGCGAAAGAAGATTTCTTCCCCTACCGGACTGGCCACGATGGCGGGTACGGTGAAGGCGATGTAGGCGATGTGGCGGGGGAGCAGGGCGATTCGTTCGTCGGTCTGGAACGCGTAGGCCACGCTGACGAACCAGTTTTGGTCGCTTTTTCCGTAGAGCAAGAGCCCTAGCAGGTAGCAGAAGCCGGCTGCCGCCGCTCCTAGCAATATGCCGATGGCGTTCCACTTCCAAGATAGCTTGCGGCCGAAGCCGATCTGCTTGCGTCCGTAGCGCGTGAGGAAAACGAGGGGCACGAACCACATGAGCACGAATCCGAGCATGATGGGCGGGCCATGGAGAATGTCGCTGCCGAAGTAGCCGTAGGCCCTTAAGGCGGTGAGAGCGACGAACAACAGGAGGACGAGGACGAGGGGAGAGGGGAAAAGGCGACGCCAGGGTCGGCTCAGTTCGAGCGGCTCTTTCATCGGTTGCAAATTGAGCAAAAAATACGCGGGCCGCAGCCCGCGTATCAAGGAAAGTTAGGATTTGGAGGAAGGCTATTCGCCCGCTTCGCGACGTTGGGTGGCGCGGCGAGTGTTGTTGCGGAAGTTGCGCTCTGGAATGTCGACCGCAATGAAGGCACTGATGCTTTCCGTGCGGCGGTCGGTGACCAGCTCGGTTGGAGCGGTGCGTCCGCTCGCTTGGGCGCGCGCTTCCATTTGAGCGGTGGCTTCGGCGATTGCCGCCTCGCGGGCAGCTTGGATTTCCGCGGCCTTTTGAGCTTCCACGGCCGCGACTTTAGCTTGGGCGGCCTTGACCTTCGCTTCGGCAGCCTTGGCGGCGGCTTCCCGCTCCATGCGGGCCTTGGCGAGTTCGGCCTCGAGCTCAGCCTTGGTTTTAGAGATGGCTTCCGTTTGGGAATTCAGGTTTTCGACGAGTCCGGTCAGACGAGCCTTCTCTGCCTTGTCGCGCTCGACTTGGGCGGCCAGTTCGGCTCGGCGAGCGGCTTCGGCCTCGGCCGCTTTCTCGGCGGCTTGCTTGGCGAGGGCGTTGGCTTCGGCGAGCTCGGCGGCGCGCTTTGCTTCGGCTTCGGCGCGGGCTTGGCTTTCTGCAGCTGCGGCTTTGGCGGCTTCCAATTCCGCGAGCATTTCAGGATCGGGGCCTTTCGAACAGCCGCCGAGCGCCAAAATTCCGGCGATTGAGAGTGTAGCGAGAGTGATACTTAGTTTCATAACCTTGTTACTGGGTGTGATTTAGGTGTGAGTGTGGGGGGAGGATTCAAAAAGTCGATAGCGCTTCTGCATTTAGAAGTGCGACGCTTGGGGGAATGGTTCCCTGAATCGGCGACTTTTGCAAATAGAGGAGGACGCTTCAAGCTTCTGCTTGCAGGGTCACGCTTTTGACGAGGGCGTAAACGGGACGCTGGGGAGCGAGCAGGAGCCTTTGGGCGGAACGGCGGGTGACGAGGGCGTAGAGGGTTCCGCCTTGGCATGAAAGCTGGACCAGAACCTGGCTGGCCGAGTGCTCGTGCACGGATCGCACGGTGGCGGAAATCTGGTTCAGGATGCTGGTCTCAGGGAGGAGCGAGAGGCTAAGGCCGACATCCCTTCCGCGGATGAGGATGCATTTTGGAAGCTCGCGCGGCAGGTTGGCGGCTGATACGAGTAGCGGGCCGATCGCGGTATCAAGCTCGGCCAAACCCTCTTCCGGCAAGTCGCGACGAGAGCGAATCTCTACGATGGAGAAGGGGTCGCTGCCGTCGGCGATCTGGGTAGGTGTGAGGACCTGGCGGGTTACGGCATTGGAGGTGATGCGTCCGTTTTCCAAGCGGAGCGCGTGGCTGCTCAGGCGGGCTGCTTCCACGAGGTTGTGGGTGACGTAGAGGGCGGGGATTTGGAAACTGCGAAAGATGCGTTCCAGCTCGTCGAGCAATTGGGAACGAGCGGTTTCGTCGACGGCGGACAGCGGCTCGTCGAGGAAGAGGATTTGAGGGTTGGAGGCGATGGCCCGAGCGATGGCTACCCGTTGGCGCTCGCCGCCGGAGAGGCTTTGCGGATTGCGTTCCAGCAGGTGCTGGATGCGGGTGACTTGGGCGATTTCCTCGAGCGGGAAGAGTTCTCCGTCGAGGGATCGCTTGCGAGCGTAGTTGAGGTTTTGGGCTACGCTGAGGTGGTGGAAGAGGGCGGCATGCTGAAAAACGTAGCCAATGCGGCGGAAGTGAGGGGCGAGGCTGTGACCCTCCTTGAGCCATGCCTCTTCGCCGACTTGGATGGAGCCGAGGGCCGTCTTCTCCAGACCGGCCAAGCAACGGAGCAAGGTGGATTTGCCGGCTCCCGAGTGTCCCACGATGGCGGTGACCGAGTCGGCAGGGAGGTCGGCCTTGGCAGCGAGGTAGAAGTCCCCTTTTCTCAACTGGAGGTCGAAGCTGATCTTCATCGTTGGAAGAAGCGGTTGCTTCGGTTGAGGGCGTAGATGGGAACGAGCAGGAGGAAGCTGAGGGCCAGTACGGTGCCAGCGAGGAGGTGGGCTTTCCCGTACTCCAGCATTTCCACGCTTTCGTAGATAGCGATGGAGAGGGTTCGGGTTTCGCCGGGGATGCTGCCGCCGATCATGAGCACGACTCCAAATTCTCCGAGGGTGTGGGCGAAGCCGAGGACGGTCGCGGTCAGGATGCCGCCCTTGGCTTGGGGAAGGGCTATGCTGAAAAAGCGGTCCAGCGGTGAGGCTCCGAGGGTGGCTGCGGCCTCTCGCTGCTCGGAACTGAGGGACGCGAAGGCGTTTTGCAGGGGTTGAGCCACGAAGGGAAGGGAGTAGAGTAAGGAACCGATGACGAGGCCGGGAAAGGAGAAGACGAGGGCGGGGCCCCCCAAGGCGGCCGAGAGCTGCCCGATGGGGCCGCTAGGAGCCAGGCAGACCAGCAGGTAGAAGCCCAGCACGCTGGGAGGTAGCACGAGAGGGAGGGCGACGATCGCTTCCAGGAAGGGTTTGAAGCGAGAGCGGGTGTGGGCCAGCCACCATGCAAGCGGGGCGCAGAGTAAAAGCAGCAGAGCGGTGGTGACGGCGGCTAGCTTGAGGGTGAGGGCTAGCGGAATCCAGATTTCGGATACGTTCATGGGGTGCGATAGCCGTCGGCGACAATGATAGCCTGGGCGTGTGGGCTTTGGCAGAATTTCAGAAAGGCCAGGGTTTCCGCTCGCGTGTTCAGGGCAATCGCTTGCTGGGCGATAGGAGCGTGCAAGTCGGGGGCTACGAGGATGTATTCCCTTTCGGCGATCCCAAGCTGTCGTAGTTGGGAGTAGGATACGAAGGCGGAGTCGGCCGCGCCGCTTTGCGCGAAGGTGAAGGCTTGGGCAACGCTGACAGCGGTAACGGTGCGGTGAGGAGGGAAGGGAAGGCGCTCGGTGGCTTCAGCAGCCGCGGCTCCGAAGGGGGCAAGTTGAGCATTGGCTCGGGCGAGGGTCTGGGTTTGGGAGAAGGCGGCTGCTTGGGATCCAGGCTGCCAAAAGGCGAGGACGCCGAGGGCGAAGGTGAAACGGGTTTCAGGAGGGGCGATTTTCAATTCCTCCAACTTTTTGGGGCGTTCGACGTCGGCGGAGAAAAAGGCGTCGAAGGCAGCTCCCTTGGCGATCTGGGCATAGAGCTTGCCGCTAGATCCGGGGATGAGGACGAGCTCGGCCTCGGGGTGCTCGCCTTGGTAGGCAGCGGCGATTTTCGACAGCGTTTGGTGGAAATTTGAGGCGACCGCGATTCGCAGCGACGCTTCTCCGATCAGCGGTGCGCTGATCGCCAGTGCGGCGGCGATGGCGAGAAGGTGGCGGGTCATGCTAGCTAGGCTGTTGTGGGGTAGGGGCTTGGGCAAGTTTAAGATCGAGGCGATTTTTGTTCAGGGAATGCCGAGCTATTGGTGTTGAGCTGGGAGCCCTTCTGGAGCGCCAGTCGCTTCTGTTTTGTCCATCCATCCCCCTGCCTTCAACGAGACCCGTTCCCTGATGTTCTCTTTTTTCCGATCGTGCGGCTGCATCTCGCTCGCCGTTTCCTTTCTCGCTCTTGCATCCCGCGATGCGTTTAGCGCTTTCTCCGACGTGAGCGGACAGATGG of Pelagicoccus enzymogenes contains these proteins:
- a CDS encoding class I SAM-dependent methyltransferase — its product is MSGRRGEGGLGEALAEVDRFAATMDAEAKRYWMLHRKRFEWVADFACHHAPESGDYRLLDVGNSFQTVLLKAALPYSQVDTLGFYDYRFSAGEGSRHFEMDLNDAYLEEKWPRLESEDAAYDLIVFAEVIEHLYTSPEQVFHFLKTLLRPSGRILVQTPNAAALKKRLRLLCGKNPYELIRLDRGNPGHFRELTVADLRGYAKRCGLQVEGVWMDSKLVDGKRFDRVCDRISRYLPAGLRGGISMSLRLG
- a CDS encoding DUF2062 domain-containing protein, translating into MNEPRASRITIPSHMKNNVETETRQDEEHRSRVHSRIRRTKRFLRPLPRRANLHRWPVIKWFAKAARKTPHLWRFGEREVRMAIYMGSIIAFLPIFGAQFAVAFLVALALRANLLVIMSVQLVTNPITFAPIYLLTKMFGAWLVDIWGLPSLHSGISKGAYEMIIGGLVVGIIFGFIVDLVFRFFVFRRLNKSVNVKRMLKS
- a CDS encoding TrmH family RNA methyltransferase, producing MKNEQSDSPWGRKRSSEKREPQERRDFKKSRRPDGRAGGRFKDRPQRGGRPPAKRDGVKPEVIRTAQGEQWLEPVCGVHAVGSVFHCKPFIVERLYFDAELAPMFGEICKFLAKEKKPYNQVEFDELARQAGTPHHGGVVAIVRRRQPEMATTKAAEFWAKEGMPLLILDGVSNPENLGRLARTSAYFGVEKFLIADSRKQARPNEVAYRAARGGLDMVDLRLVDNVPSFLKGVRKTHFVIGVDLEGPGLPEHLAICPEEEIDKPVAIVIGNEESGLLDSTKQECSVLVGIPGSGAIDRLDVATEAALLLQKYLVEA
- a CDS encoding BON domain-containing protein produces the protein MKTFFLALILGIFIGSIVTHYFADPQAYQNLQEAKASLFGEEPEETETSEPSASNDESEPARFEVGSGDLQDEQGPTDSSPHPIPLPKPATKPEAAAPSENEPPAPSEETEPSPTPDAAEAVAPEAENKAPEKPKSRSEELIEEGVKKTEEIAKTVSEKAKEVAEEAKPLIEDGIDLTIAAGIRAQYKLERRLDSDAIKISVKDQIVTLSGNVKSEDAKKLAIEIAVFTKGVNGVEETLSIVE
- a CDS encoding CPBP family intramembrane glutamic endopeptidase, giving the protein MKEPLELSRPWRRLFPSPLVLVLLLFVALTALRAYGYFGSDILHGPPIMLGFVLMWFVPLVFLTRYGRKQIGFGRKLSWKWNAIGILLGAAAAGFCYLLGLLLYGKSDQNWFVSVAYAFQTDERIALLPRHIAYIAFTVPAIVASPVGEEIFFRGVTEQANRDRMSPRAAACFAAALFALAHLIHHGIYRGFEGIEVMPVSGAIWFVLMFATSLVFSFVRQKGSSIWTAIFAHAAFNLVMNTTIFYSLMVTHPQTS
- the modC gene encoding molybdenum ABC transporter ATP-binding protein; this translates as MKISFDLQLRKGDFYLAAKADLPADSVTAIVGHSGAGKSTLLRCLAGLEKTALGSIQVGEEAWLKEGHSLAPHFRRIGYVFQHAALFHHLSVAQNLNYARKRSLDGELFPLEEIAQVTRIQHLLERNPQSLSGGERQRVAIARAIASNPQILFLDEPLSAVDETARSQLLDELERIFRSFQIPALYVTHNLVEAARLSSHALRLENGRITSNAVTRQVLTPTQIADGSDPFSIVEIRSRRDLPEEGLAELDTAIGPLLVSAANLPRELPKCILIRGRDVGLSLSLLPETSILNQISATVRSVHEHSASQVLVQLSCQGGTLYALVTRRSAQRLLLAPQRPVYALVKSVTLQAEA
- the modA gene encoding molybdate ABC transporter substrate-binding protein: MTRHLLAIAAALAISAPLIGEASLRIAVASNFHQTLSKIAAAYQGEHPEAELVLIPGSSGKLYAQIAKGAAFDAFFSADVERPKKLEELKIAPPETRFTFALGVLAFWQPGSQAAAFSQTQTLARANAQLAPFGAAAAEATERLPFPPHRTVTAVSVAQAFTFAQSGAADSAFVSYSQLRQLGIAEREYILVAPDLHAPIAQQAIALNTRAETLAFLKFCQSPHAQAIIVADGYRTP
- the modB gene encoding molybdate ABC transporter permease subunit; translated protein: MNVSEIWIPLALTLKLAAVTTALLLLLCAPLAWWLAHTRSRFKPFLEAIVALPLVLPPSVLGFYLLVCLAPSGPIGQLSAALGGPALVFSFPGLVIGSLLYSLPFVAQPLQNAFASLSSEQREAAATLGASPLDRFFSIALPQAKGGILTATVLGFAHTLGEFGVVLMIGGSIPGETRTLSIAIYESVEMLEYGKAHLLAGTVLALSFLLLVPIYALNRSNRFFQR
- a CDS encoding glycerate kinase family protein translates to MERALLAKLAPVSMKNALIAFDKFKDALTAHQACQAAAEALAASQPSWNIDISPLADGGDGFCDTLTRISQGRFLECQVTGPLGSETTARYGLVQTAKISAAARDRLALPADVETLAIVEFAQSSGIALVTQEQRSPWTTTSYGLGQTIAHAQSRGADAILIGLGGSATNDLALGALQALGYQFFAGQSQRLETLATPQHWRRVTEIRSPKEKLQLPIRIACDVENPLLGKNGATAVFGPQKGLQPEDFEALEGEMKRLATLLCQASAAEASLMDVPGSGAAGGAAFGLMLGLGGKLVQGAELVFDWSNLRAKLERADLVITGEGRFDASSLQGKGPGSLASLCLGQNKELLVLAGSLGELGDPILSSKAKAISPPELPLPEALARTDRNIRATIEREFAR